GCGATCTTGACGTCGGCGACGATGCGTTCGACGTAGGCGGCCTTGATGTCGTGGGTCGAGTAGCCGCCCTGCTTGGCGGCCGGCTGGAAGTCGTCGCGCTCGATGGCCTGATACAGGGCCTGGATGGCGTCGCCGTAGATCGCCTCGCCGGCGAGGACCATCTTGAAGCCGTTGTAGTCCGGCGGATTGTGGCTGCCCGTGACCATGATGCCCGAACGCGCACCCAGCACGTTGGTGGCGAAATAAACCATCGGCGTCGCGACCATGCCCAGATCGATGACGTCCACGCCCGCGGCCTGCAGGCCCGCGGCCAGCGCCTGCGCCAGCTCCGGACCGGACAGGCGGCCGTCGCGGCCGATGATCACGGTACGCTCTCCCTTGGCCAGCGCGGCGGCGCCGAACGCCTGGCCGATGCGCCGCGCAATCCCTGCGTCGAGCGTGCTGCCGATCACGCCGCGGATGTCATAAGCCTTGAAGATCGTTTTCGAGAGAGGAACCATGGATTATCTACCTTGCTGGACTGGGCACCGAATGCGCGCACGCGGGCATAGCGATCGCCGATTGGATCGGATGACGGAAAAAGGGATATTGTAACGGCAAGCAGGGAGACGCGGATGACGATCCGGTGAAACGTGAGCATTTACAGGGAGATCCGCGGACGCGAATGCTCCCTGTAAAAGAGGATGCGGGGAACGCGCGGAATCAGACGCGCAGTTTGTCCAGCGATTTACCGCCCTCGACCCATTCCTTGACCCATTTCGGCTGGCGGCCGCGGCCGGTCCACTGTTGCGACGCATTGTCCGGATTGCGATAACGGACGGCCACGGTGCCGACATTCGCGCCTGCCGATTTGCCGCCACGGCCGCTGGTGCTGATCAGGTCTTTCAAAGGCACACCTACGCTCTGTGCGATGGCCATGATCTGCTCGCGCGCCTTTTGTACTTCCTGAACCTCGCGTTTCTTCATTTCCTGCTTGATCTGCTCCTGCAGGTTGCGCAAATCGCCCAAGGACAAATTAGACAGATCCATCTTGATTCCTTATAAGTAGAGTCTAGGTGTAAGGGATTTTATCGAATATTCACCAATTCTCGCAATATACTACAACTGAAATTTCTTCAGTGTTTTTTGTGCCAAATCAGCCAGCGCGGGGACTTGAATCTCACGATACGCGCGTACAACCATACGTAGCTGATAATGAACAACAAGCAGAAGAATATCAAAATTCCCGTATTCCGCCAGAACACGGTTGCCGGGATAACGGCGGTGAGGGAAAACAACCACAGGTATGGCGACGTCCGCGCATTCCTTTTCATCAGCGCACGGGCTTCTTTGCGGCCGACGGTCCATTGCACGATGCGCCGGAAAATCAGACTGTGCAGGTGGATTCCGTCCGGCATCGTAGGCGATTTCCCACGCACAAACATTCGGCGATAAACGGAAAAGACGGTTTCGAATGTCGGATAAATCAGCAGCAATGCCGCATACCACGTCGATACCTGGGGATTGCGCATCACCAGCAGCAAAGCCAGTTCGCCCAGCATGAATCCGATGAAATAAGCGCCGCCGTCGCCGAGGAAGATGAGACCGACGGGGTAATTCCAGAC
This genomic stretch from Massilia putida harbors:
- a CDS encoding H-NS histone family protein, giving the protein MDLSNLSLGDLRNLQEQIKQEMKKREVQEVQKAREQIMAIAQSVGVPLKDLISTSGRGGKSAGANVGTVAVRYRNPDNASQQWTGRGRQPKWVKEWVEGGKSLDKLRV